The nucleotide sequence AAGCTGTTAGTAGCACTCCAAAATAACAAGTACAGTTTCCAATCTGCAAAAACATCTTACTGCTCTTCCTAGGCTACAATGGCAACGTCTCTGAACGAAATAAAGAACTTCGAATTTCCATTTCTTCCGACAACGACGAATATTACAAGAGCGTGTGTGTGTGGTGAGGGGAGGGTAGGTTTTTATTCACTGATTCTACAAAGTCGAAGGTAAGGGTTATCAAACATTACATATTTTGACCAGTATGCCTTGTATTTTGAAATAGCTAGATCCAACCATGGCTTGTAGTTTCCATTGTAATGGATCACAGCTGCGTTCTTTATCGCTGTTTGGTTGAGGGCCGGGTCATAGCCGAGTCCCAACGCATGCCAACCCCGATCCAGCGGATAGGTCAGGTTGTAAAAAGTTATAAGTCCTGGTGGCAATGTCCCAAGTTTCCAAAGAGTTCTATCCTCATTCTGCAAAACAGTTCTTCCATCGGTTACAGTTTCTTAATTGGGAATATCTTAAGAACTTGGGaatgaaaaatggaaaataatGGGAAGAACGGAACAGGTGATGAATTTTACCATGTCTTGCCAACGATGATATATTCCAGTGATGTTTCGCTTCCTCCACTCCTTCAAGTCGAAGATATTCATGCCATATGCCCAGCCACAAGCATGGGGATCGAAGTTCGCAGAGATTAATGGATTTGAGAAGTTGAGATATTTATCATACCGATGGAAGCTCTCTTTACAGGTCTCTACTGCACCATTTACATTCCCTTGAAGATCAACAGACCAAAGAGGTGTCAAATCCTTCTGAATGACAATATCATCATCCAGAAATAGGATCTTATCCAGCTTCGGGTAAACATCAGGAAGATAGAATCTCAGATGATTCAGCAGGGACAAATATTTTGGATTCCGATATTTGAGATGGTCAGAACCAATAGAGAGGGAAGAAGGATCATTTGCCTTGAAATAATATTCTTGAAGTCTGGCAGATTCAAGTTGACGGAGAACAGAACACGAAGAAGAATTCAGCCACTTGAAATCATCAATGTTTTCAACCTGGACTGTTGCTCCTCCTGCAGGAGGGTTGACAATAAACCACATTCTCATAGCAGCATAATTTAGTTTGTCAGTGACTACATGAAAAACATGCTTGTTGGGTTCCTTCGCATGCACTACGGTAGAATTAACAACCACTGATGTTGCTAAAACATTATCAGAAAATATGGCATAGTGGTAGAGAGAAGGATCCTCAAGCTTTTCTTTGTTCGCATCCTCTCTATTATGATAACCCAACAAGAAATAGTCAGATGCAAGTTGTAGAGGAAGGCAATGTAACGGTTTAGGGACTATTTTTGCAGCAAGCTGAATCAAGAATGCACTCTTTTTCTTCAAATCATTTACTTTCTCTTCAGTTGACTGAAGCATGGCTCTTAACTTCCTTTCCACAGTGAGGCAGTCATATAGTTTGTCCTTCGCCGCGGAGAGAACACGGCCCATTGCTTTTGCTCGATTAAATGCACtggtaaaagaaaaaagaaacgaaATAAAAACTCTGCATGAAAAATCAAAACTGACCCTGGTAAGCTTCCAAGCAGATAAGGAATAGAAAAACCTTGAATGAAGCTCAAGGTCTGAACTTGCTTCTCCAATAGCATGCTGACTGAGTTTAAGGTGTTTCATGAGAGAATTAAAAAGATCGGTTTCATTCTTAGACTTGGCAATGTTTGCGTAAGCTTTGGCCATTATGATCTGGTCCTGCATAAGTTTCAAGGTTGAATCAGAATTTGGGCTTTCATAATCACTCCTCCATATGCTGTACTTTCCCTTGACTAGGGGGTCAAAGTCATTTGATCGTTCAATTGCTGCTGCAGCCATCTGGTTATTAGCTTCTGTATCTTTTCCTATCAACTCTGCGGTCCGAAGATTCCTCCTTTCTTGcctcattacctaatgggccaGGAAAACGTTCAGAATTCAAACCCAACTGAACAAAATGAATAGAGTGAAGTAAAACAAGAAGCATTTGACAATTCACCCGACGCTTGAGCTTCACTGGGCTCATTGATGATAGACGAGGATATGGGAGTTCACCTTCTCCAGATTGATGATCATCTGTAGGATGCTGAGTCTTTTCTTCAAATATCATTCCAGATTGAGATGAATCCTCCACCATCTGGAAAGTAGCATTAACTAAGTTAATTTCCTATCTTGTTTCTATCTAGAACATACAACTCCAATCCAATTCAACTAAGAGCCTGTGACAAATAGATACATAGAAGTTGTGAAATTTCAATCTGTGTGACGTTCATTTTCTTCAGCTATGATTAGAAACTGAATATTCAATACCTGAAAACTCTTTGGATGTTCCTGCTTTCCATCAATAGGATTTTCCAAGACCCAGGAAGCAGATAGGTCCCCCATTCTAACCCTACTAATTTGCACAGCTCCAAGATTGTTGCTGTATGTTGCAATTATGTCAATATTCTGTTCAGGATAGGATAAAAGACATGAGTACCAATGGCATATACTCCAAACATAAAGAAAAAGTACCCGTTATCAATTACCTTTTCATCTGGAAGAGTGCTGGCTCCAATGACAGAAGATGCACCCTCTCCCTGCTCAGCCAGCATATGGTAAAGATTTGGCAATATGAGACGTTTACATAGCCACTTTAATTGATGATAAAGATAAACATATGAATGAAGGGTTTGTGGGTGTCAGTCACGGATACATATTACTTCAGCGATCAATCTACTCTACTCTAACAATCATTTGAATTCTACCAGTCATTCTATATCACTTCAGCGATCAATCTATCTCTCATATAGCAACCCAGTAAGGTAACTTAAACGATTGTAGATCAAATACAATTCCTTCGGAAATATCCTTCTGTGTAATGTATTTTCCTAGATCATCAAGAAAAATCACAAAGGATAACTTTTCTCATAAAATAAATATCTAGTAATCTATATAACTAACTCCGAGAACAGCTATGCAGAAACTATAATTCCCAACTTAGGTTCCATTTCGTTGTCCTTTTCTAAATGGCCCCAAATGTTTCCAAACTAAGAACTCtctcaacaaataaaaaatataacacAACTGGATGCAAGGCCATGAAAGCAAAACGAACATAGGCGACTAAACATGTGTGTTTCCTACAGACTGGTACAACTAAACTAGCATCACCACAAATGCATAGTTACTAAATGAACATTAAATGAGGAAAGACGGGATACAAACCTTGCTATCTCGACATTGCTCGCAATCACAGAGCGATCGGTATTTACTGATATCTCTTTGTCTGAATTAAAATCACCAACAATAATTAAAACAATAAGAGTACAAAAAATtggaacaaaacaaacagaagcAATTCCGTAAAACCAAGAACAAAGCGGGACATA is from Malus sylvestris chromosome 5, drMalSylv7.2, whole genome shotgun sequence and encodes:
- the LOC126621295 gene encoding probable galacturonosyltransferase 3 isoform X2; its protein translation is MYLMLQRDKEISVNTDRSVIASNVEIARERVHLLSLEPALFQMKSNNLGAVQISRVRMGDLSASWVLENPIDGKQEHPKSFQMVEDSSQSGMIFEEKTQHPTDDHQSGEGELPYPRLSSMSPVKLKRRVMRQERRNLRTAELIGKDTEANNQMAAAAIERSNDFDPLVKGKYSIWRSDYESPNSDSTLKLMQDQIIMAKAYANIAKSKNETDLFNSLMKHLKLSQHAIGEASSDLELHSSAFNRAKAMGRVLSAAKDKLYDCLTVERKLRAMLQSTEEKVNDLKKKSAFLIQLAAKIVPKPLHCLPLQLASDYFLLGYHNREDANKEKLEDPSLYHYAIFSDNVLATSVVVNSTVVHAKEPNKHVFHVVTDKLNYAAMRMWFIVNPPAGGATVQVENIDDFKWLNSSSCSVLRQLESARLQEYYFKANDPSSLSIGSDHLKYRNPKYLSLLNHLRFYLPDVYPKLDKILFLDDDIVIQKDLTPLWSVDLQGNVNGAVETCKESFHRYDKYLNFSNPLISANFDPHACGWAYGMNIFDLKEWRKRNITGIYHRWQDMNEDRTLWKLGTLPPGLITFYNLTYPLDRGWHALGLGYDPALNQTAIKNAAVIHYNGNYKPWLDLAISKYKAYWSKYVMFDNPYLRLCRISE
- the LOC126621295 gene encoding probable galacturonosyltransferase 3 isoform X1, which gives rise to MEVLPRTSASFASLLILCISLVAFHCDLVGADVSDATTRQRDISKYRSLCDCEQCRDSKGEGASSVIGASTLPDEKNIDIIATYSNNLGAVQISRVRMGDLSASWVLENPIDGKQEHPKSFQMVEDSSQSGMIFEEKTQHPTDDHQSGEGELPYPRLSSMSPVKLKRRVMRQERRNLRTAELIGKDTEANNQMAAAAIERSNDFDPLVKGKYSIWRSDYESPNSDSTLKLMQDQIIMAKAYANIAKSKNETDLFNSLMKHLKLSQHAIGEASSDLELHSSAFNRAKAMGRVLSAAKDKLYDCLTVERKLRAMLQSTEEKVNDLKKKSAFLIQLAAKIVPKPLHCLPLQLASDYFLLGYHNREDANKEKLEDPSLYHYAIFSDNVLATSVVVNSTVVHAKEPNKHVFHVVTDKLNYAAMRMWFIVNPPAGGATVQVENIDDFKWLNSSSCSVLRQLESARLQEYYFKANDPSSLSIGSDHLKYRNPKYLSLLNHLRFYLPDVYPKLDKILFLDDDIVIQKDLTPLWSVDLQGNVNGAVETCKESFHRYDKYLNFSNPLISANFDPHACGWAYGMNIFDLKEWRKRNITGIYHRWQDMNEDRTLWKLGTLPPGLITFYNLTYPLDRGWHALGLGYDPALNQTAIKNAAVIHYNGNYKPWLDLAISKYKAYWSKYVMFDNPYLRLCRISE